In Achromobacter spanius, the following proteins share a genomic window:
- a CDS encoding ATP-binding cassette domain-containing protein: protein MIRFQQVSLMRGVKPLLDKVDLLLNPGDKIGLIGANGAGKSSLFGLLRGTLHADQGDLDYPSSWRMAYVAQETPALDRPAIEYAIDGDVTLRKLEAELAALEAEPESAENGLRMGDIYAALADADAYTVHSRAEQLLTGLGFTQEQMHLPLTSFSGGWRMRLNLAQALMCPSDLLLLDEPTNHLDLDAIIWLEDWLKRYPGTLIVISHDRDFLDGVVNVIVHIDERKLKRYSGNYSSFERQRAAQLELAQGMMEKQMRQRSHLQSFIDRFKAQASKARQAQSRIKALARMEEVAPLRAAAEFSFEFREPLRAPNPLLTMDKVSAGYRVEDEDTQAVSDKIIVSGINFSLQAGQRIGLLGINGAGKSTFIKTIAGELATLGGDTQFNKGLSIGYFAQHQVEMLRHDESPLWHMMKLAPTVREQELRNFLGSFNFNGNMATSSIAPFSGGEKARLALALIVWQRPNLLLLDEPTNHLDLETREALTTALAQFEGTLMLVSHDRHLLRATTDEFIIVADGVVKPFDGDLDDYKDWLYKTKLAAKAA from the coding sequence ATGATCCGCTTCCAACAAGTTTCACTCATGCGCGGCGTCAAGCCCTTGCTCGACAAGGTCGACCTGCTCTTGAACCCCGGCGACAAGATCGGCCTGATCGGCGCCAACGGCGCCGGCAAGTCCAGCCTGTTCGGCCTACTGCGCGGCACGCTGCACGCGGACCAGGGCGACCTTGACTACCCTTCAAGCTGGCGCATGGCCTACGTGGCGCAGGAAACCCCCGCGCTGGACCGCCCCGCCATCGAATACGCAATTGACGGCGACGTCACCTTGCGCAAGCTGGAAGCGGAACTGGCGGCGTTGGAAGCCGAACCCGAAAGCGCCGAAAACGGCTTGCGCATGGGCGACATCTACGCCGCACTGGCCGATGCCGACGCCTACACGGTGCATTCGCGCGCCGAACAGTTGCTGACCGGCCTGGGCTTCACGCAAGAGCAGATGCATCTGCCGCTGACCAGCTTTTCCGGCGGCTGGCGCATGCGCCTGAACCTGGCGCAAGCGCTGATGTGCCCGTCCGACCTGCTGCTGCTGGACGAGCCCACCAACCACTTGGACCTGGACGCCATCATCTGGCTGGAAGACTGGCTCAAGCGTTATCCGGGCACGCTCATCGTCATCTCGCACGATCGCGACTTCCTGGATGGCGTGGTCAACGTCATCGTCCATATCGACGAGCGCAAGCTCAAGCGCTACTCGGGCAACTACTCGTCGTTTGAACGCCAGCGCGCCGCCCAGTTGGAACTGGCGCAAGGCATGATGGAAAAGCAGATGCGGCAACGTTCGCACCTGCAATCGTTCATCGACCGCTTCAAGGCCCAGGCCAGCAAGGCGCGTCAGGCGCAAAGCCGCATCAAGGCGCTGGCCCGCATGGAAGAAGTGGCGCCGCTGCGCGCCGCCGCCGAATTCTCGTTTGAATTTCGCGAGCCCCTGCGCGCGCCTAACCCCTTGCTGACCATGGACAAGGTCAGTGCCGGTTACCGAGTGGAAGACGAAGACACGCAGGCCGTGTCCGACAAGATCATTGTGTCGGGCATCAATTTTTCGCTTCAGGCCGGCCAGCGCATCGGGCTCCTGGGCATCAACGGCGCGGGCAAGTCCACGTTCATCAAGACCATCGCGGGCGAGCTGGCCACGCTGGGCGGCGACACGCAGTTCAACAAGGGCCTGTCCATCGGCTACTTTGCCCAGCACCAGGTGGAAATGCTGCGTCACGACGAATCACCGTTGTGGCACATGATGAAGCTTGCACCCACCGTGCGCGAGCAAGAGCTGCGCAACTTCCTGGGCAGCTTCAACTTCAACGGCAACATGGCCACCAGTTCCATCGCGCCTTTCTCCGGCGGCGAAAAAGCGCGCCTGGCGCTGGCGCTGATTGTCTGGCAGCGCCCCAACCTGCTGTTGCTGGATGAGCCCACCAACCACCTGGACCTGGAAACGCGTGAGGCGCTGACCACGGCGCTGGCGCAGTTCGAAGGCACCTTGATGCTGGTCTCGCACGATCGCCATCTGCTGCGCGCCACCACCGACGAGTTCATCATCGTGGCCGACGGCGTCGTCAAACCGTTCGATGGCGACCTGGACGACTACAAAGACTGGCTCTACAAAACCAAACTGGCCGCCAAAGCCGCCTGA
- the asd gene encoding archaetidylserine decarboxylase (Phosphatidylserine decarboxylase is synthesized as a single chain precursor. Generation of the pyruvoyl active site from a Ser is coupled to cleavage of a Gly-Ser bond between the larger (beta) and smaller (alpha chains). It is an integral membrane protein.), with protein MTIKDQLFLASQYLAPHHLVSRFFGYASDCREPAVKNWMISRFVRKYGVDMREALQEDPLAYDCFNDFFTRALKDDARPLDDEPGSVLCPADGAISQLGAIEQGRIFQAKGHSYGLVDLLGGDVERAAPFQGGEFATVYLSPKDYHRVHMPVAGTLREMVHVPGRLFSVNPLTARNVPRLFARNERVVCIFDTELGPMAVVLVGAMIVASIETVWAGLVTPFKRRVKSVRYDAAARAPIHLEKGAEMGRFKLGSTAIVLFGPNQIRWADTPSVLGPVRMGELLALPVARP; from the coding sequence ATGACGATCAAAGACCAACTATTTCTCGCCAGCCAGTATCTTGCGCCGCATCACCTGGTGTCGCGCTTCTTCGGATACGCCTCAGACTGCCGGGAACCCGCGGTCAAGAATTGGATGATTTCGCGCTTTGTCCGCAAGTACGGCGTGGACATGCGCGAAGCCTTGCAAGAAGACCCGTTGGCCTACGACTGCTTCAACGACTTCTTCACCCGCGCGCTGAAAGACGACGCGCGCCCGCTCGACGATGAACCCGGTTCGGTGCTCTGTCCGGCCGACGGCGCCATCAGCCAATTGGGCGCCATCGAGCAAGGGCGCATCTTCCAGGCCAAGGGCCACAGCTATGGTCTGGTTGACCTGCTGGGCGGCGACGTGGAACGTGCCGCGCCGTTCCAGGGTGGTGAATTCGCCACTGTCTACCTGTCGCCCAAGGACTACCACCGCGTGCACATGCCGGTGGCCGGCACGCTACGCGAAATGGTGCATGTGCCGGGCCGTTTGTTCTCGGTCAACCCGCTGACCGCCCGCAACGTGCCGCGCCTGTTCGCGCGCAACGAGCGCGTGGTGTGCATATTCGACACCGAGCTCGGCCCCATGGCGGTGGTGTTGGTGGGCGCGATGATCGTCGCGTCGATTGAAACGGTTTGGGCCGGCTTGGTCACGCCTTTCAAGCGTCGCGTGAAGTCGGTGCGTTATGACGCCGCCGCACGCGCGCCGATCCATCTGGAGAAAGGCGCGGAGATGGGCCGCTTCAAGCTGGGCTCGACCGCCATTGTGCTGTTTGGTCCGAACCAGATCCGTTGGGCCGACACGCCGTCAGTGCTGGGCCCCGTGCGCATGGGTGAACTGCTGGCCCTGCCTGTCGCCCGGCCCTGA
- a CDS encoding alpha-hydroxy acid oxidase, with protein sequence MTSNALPVPTPDSTPTTSAAATVPRALARMLSLDDFEAAARKRLPRPIFGYVAGAAEDNHSLHDNRRAFAQYGFAPRVLVDVSRRTQSTEIFGQSYASPFGIAPMGISALSAYRGDVVLARAAREEGIPAILSGTSLIPLEDVIREAPGTWFQAYLPGDPAKIDALVDRARRAGYETLVLTVDIPVSANRENNVRTGFSTPLKPSLRLAWDGLTRPRWLAGTFLRTLLAHGMPHFENSFATRGAPIVSASVLRDFTARDHLNWEHVARIRRQWPGTLIIKGILHPQDAALARQHGIDGVIVSNHGGRQLDGAISPLRALPRVVDAAGSMTVMMDSGVRRGGDVLKALALGARFVFVGRPFNYAAAVGGQAGVAHAIHLLRAEVDRNMAMLGINSLREMNADLLWRDGPGGH encoded by the coding sequence ATGACTTCCAACGCCCTGCCCGTTCCTACGCCCGACAGCACGCCGACCACCAGCGCAGCCGCCACCGTGCCGCGCGCGCTTGCCCGCATGCTTAGCCTGGATGACTTTGAAGCCGCGGCGCGCAAGCGCTTGCCCCGGCCTATCTTCGGCTACGTGGCGGGCGCCGCGGAAGACAACCATTCGTTGCACGACAACCGCCGCGCCTTCGCCCAGTACGGCTTCGCGCCCCGCGTACTGGTTGACGTGTCACGCCGCACACAAAGCACGGAAATTTTCGGGCAAAGCTACGCCTCGCCGTTCGGTATCGCCCCCATGGGCATCAGCGCCTTGTCGGCGTACCGGGGCGACGTGGTGCTGGCCCGCGCCGCGCGCGAAGAAGGCATTCCCGCCATCCTCAGTGGCACGTCCCTGATTCCGCTGGAAGACGTGATCCGCGAAGCGCCCGGCACCTGGTTCCAGGCCTATCTGCCGGGCGATCCCGCAAAAATCGACGCCTTGGTCGACCGGGCACGCCGCGCCGGTTATGAAACCTTGGTATTGACCGTCGACATCCCCGTGTCCGCCAATCGCGAAAACAATGTGCGTACCGGCTTTTCAACGCCGCTCAAACCCAGCCTGCGCCTGGCGTGGGACGGCTTGACCCGGCCGCGCTGGCTGGCGGGTACCTTCCTGCGCACCTTGCTGGCTCACGGCATGCCGCATTTTGAAAATTCATTCGCCACGCGCGGCGCGCCCATCGTGTCCGCGTCCGTGCTGCGCGACTTCACCGCGCGCGATCACCTGAATTGGGAACATGTGGCGCGCATACGCCGCCAGTGGCCGGGCACCTTGATCATCAAGGGCATCCTGCATCCGCAAGACGCGGCGCTTGCGCGCCAGCACGGCATCGATGGCGTCATTGTGTCCAACCACGGCGGCCGCCAACTGGATGGCGCCATCTCGCCGCTGCGCGCGCTGCCCCGCGTGGTTGACGCGGCGGGCAGCATGACCGTGATGATGGACAGCGGCGTGCGGCGAGGTGGCGACGTCTTGAAGGCGCTGGCGCTGGGCGCGCGCTTTGTGTTCGTGGGCCGGCCGTTCAACTATGCGGCGGCGGTCGGCGGGCAGGCAGGCGTGGCGCACGCCATCCACCTGCTGCGCGCGGAAGTCGACCGCAACATGGCAATGCTGGGCATCAACAGCCTGCGGGAAATGAATGCGGACTTGCTCTGGCGTGACGGGCCCGGCGGCCACTGA
- a CDS encoding metallophosphoesterase — MSLRQSSFFLRFLTLGALAHVYVGARLIPDAQLPATGAAAAIIALLLSCILIPMGMLARSSVNPPWGDRIAWVGLIAMGLFSSLFVLTVIRDAALLLTWLVTLLANASLPWLDLRRYSAWAVAALALAGTLVGFYNARSRARVVDVDVPIAGLPQDLDGFTIVQISDVHVGPTIKKQYVQAIVDAVNELLPDVIAITGDVVDGSVEHLAEQASPLGSLRAPYGVYLVTGNHEYYSGATPWIAEFRRMGLRVLLNEHAVIHPSGLPMVVAGVTDFGAGAFDPQHRSNPKAALAGAPADACAKILLAHQPRSAAAAEPLGYSLQLSGHTHGGQFFPWGFFVRFQQPFTAGLHRLGKMWVYTSRGTGYWGPPKRLGAPSEITRLRLRTASGRA; from the coding sequence GTGTCCCTACGCCAATCCTCGTTCTTCCTGCGCTTTCTGACACTGGGCGCGCTGGCCCACGTCTATGTCGGCGCGCGCTTGATCCCGGACGCGCAGTTGCCCGCCACCGGCGCGGCCGCCGCCATCATCGCCCTGCTGCTGTCGTGCATCCTGATTCCCATGGGGATGCTGGCTCGCTCTTCGGTGAATCCGCCTTGGGGCGACCGCATTGCGTGGGTCGGCCTGATCGCCATGGGACTGTTTTCGTCGCTGTTCGTCTTGACCGTCATCCGGGATGCCGCGCTACTGTTGACCTGGCTGGTGACGCTGCTGGCCAACGCCAGCCTGCCCTGGCTGGACCTGCGCCGCTACAGCGCGTGGGCGGTTGCCGCGCTGGCGCTGGCGGGCACGCTGGTCGGCTTCTACAACGCGCGCAGCCGGGCGCGGGTGGTGGATGTGGACGTGCCCATTGCCGGCTTGCCGCAAGACCTGGACGGCTTCACCATCGTGCAGATCAGCGACGTCCACGTCGGCCCGACCATCAAGAAGCAATACGTACAGGCCATTGTCGATGCCGTGAACGAGCTGCTGCCCGACGTCATCGCCATCACCGGCGACGTGGTCGACGGCAGCGTCGAGCACCTGGCCGAACAAGCCAGCCCGCTGGGGTCGCTGCGCGCGCCTTACGGCGTGTACCTGGTGACGGGCAACCATGAATATTATTCAGGCGCCACGCCCTGGATCGCCGAATTCCGCCGAATGGGCCTGCGCGTGCTGTTGAACGAGCATGCGGTCATCCACCCGTCGGGCTTGCCGATGGTAGTGGCGGGAGTGACGGATTTCGGCGCTGGCGCGTTCGATCCGCAGCACCGCAGCAACCCCAAGGCCGCGCTGGCCGGCGCCCCCGCCGACGCCTGCGCCAAGATCCTGCTGGCGCACCAACCGCGCAGCGCGGCCGCGGCGGAACCGCTGGGCTACAGCTTGCAGTTGTCGGGCCATACGCATGGCGGGCAGTTTTTTCCTTGGGGGTTCTTCGTGCGCTTCCAGCAGCCCTTCACGGCGGGGCTGCACCGGCTGGGCAAGATGTGGGTCTATACCAGCCGGGGCACCGGCTACTGGGGGCCACCCAAGCGGCTGGGCGCGCCGTCTGAAATCACGCGTCTGCGCCTGCGCACGGCGTCGGGGCGCGCCTGA
- a CDS encoding Lrp/AsnC family transcriptional regulator, whose protein sequence is MPDLDDRDRKLLTLLADDATPSYAELGKLLNLSAPAVHERVKRLKRDGLIKGIAARLDGARIGRPLLAFVHVDTANWTITQQVLGLAELTEVEEIHTITGKSAMLLKVRVRDTQALELLLARIHQIDGITNTTSDIALTSYLERGPLPDNAPQAD, encoded by the coding sequence ATGCCAGACCTAGACGATCGCGACCGAAAACTATTAACGTTGCTGGCGGACGACGCCACGCCCAGCTACGCCGAGCTAGGCAAATTATTGAACCTGTCGGCCCCGGCGGTGCATGAACGGGTCAAGCGCTTGAAGCGCGACGGGCTGATCAAAGGCATTGCCGCCCGGCTGGATGGCGCGCGCATCGGCCGGCCCTTGCTGGCCTTCGTGCATGTGGACACCGCCAACTGGACGATCACGCAACAGGTGCTGGGCCTGGCCGAGCTGACCGAGGTGGAAGAGATCCACACCATCACCGGTAAAAGCGCCATGCTGCTGAAAGTGCGGGTGCGCGACACGCAGGCGCTGGAGCTGCTGCTGGCCCGCATCCACCAGATTGACGGCATCACCAACACCACCAGCGACATCGCGCTGACCAGCTACCTGGAGCGCGGCCCCTTGCCCGACAACGCGCCGCAGGCGGACTAA
- a CDS encoding MFS transporter: MPALMFAVSVVGSNGLALSPILTDVARSFSTSALTISTAISAYGAATAASAFFLAARIDRIGIRRSLLGAMLVLIAALILSATAPHWIVLTLAQALAGAAAGVILPAAYGSASLVAPAGQETRTLGRVIAGWSVSLVAGVPLSALISDAVGWRATYGTLALCATIALLGLRKLPERRAENPAPLRLSRLLAPLSYRDVPVLLLACLAFSSAFYGVYAFLADHVRTLLALSAGKVGFIAFAYGAGFMLAGFAGAPLIERLGPRRALPLALATIATVYLVLLPATHALAAVLAIAVLWGAASQISLNLLVLLLSRARPDERGAVLGLNTCTTYLGASVGTAVAGTLYTHAGFEALGVCASAVVGLAALGLHWRLNGRRAERREAAA, from the coding sequence GTGCCCGCCTTGATGTTTGCCGTCAGTGTCGTGGGGTCCAACGGCTTGGCGCTAAGCCCCATCCTGACTGACGTGGCGCGCTCGTTTTCAACGTCGGCGCTGACCATCAGCACCGCCATTTCGGCCTACGGCGCGGCCACCGCCGCAAGCGCCTTTTTCCTGGCCGCGCGCATTGACCGCATCGGCATCCGCCGTTCGCTCTTGGGCGCCATGCTGGTGCTGATTGCGGCGCTGATCCTGTCCGCTACCGCGCCGCACTGGATCGTGCTGACCTTGGCGCAAGCCTTGGCGGGCGCGGCGGCGGGTGTCATCCTGCCCGCGGCCTATGGGTCAGCATCGCTGGTGGCGCCTGCCGGGCAAGAGACGCGCACGCTGGGGCGCGTGATTGCCGGGTGGTCGGTGTCCCTGGTGGCGGGCGTGCCCTTGTCCGCGCTGATCTCGGACGCCGTCGGCTGGCGCGCTACCTACGGCACCCTGGCCCTGTGCGCCACGATTGCACTGCTCGGCCTACGCAAGCTGCCGGAACGCCGCGCGGAAAATCCCGCGCCGCTGCGCCTGTCGCGCTTGCTTGCTCCGCTTTCCTATCGCGACGTGCCCGTGCTGCTGCTGGCGTGCCTGGCGTTCTCGTCCGCGTTCTACGGCGTCTACGCCTTCCTGGCCGACCACGTTCGCACGCTGTTGGCGCTAAGCGCCGGCAAGGTGGGCTTCATCGCCTTCGCTTATGGCGCGGGCTTCATGCTGGCGGGGTTTGCCGGCGCGCCGCTGATTGAACGCCTGGGGCCGCGGCGTGCCTTGCCGCTGGCCTTGGCGACCATTGCCACGGTGTATCTGGTGTTGTTGCCCGCTACGCACGCCTTGGCGGCGGTACTGGCCATTGCCGTGCTGTGGGGCGCCGCGTCACAGATCAGCCTGAACCTGCTGGTGTTGCTGCTATCGCGCGCACGGCCCGATGAACGTGGCGCGGTGCTGGGTTTGAATACCTGCACGACGTATCTGGGCGCCAGCGTGGGCACGGCGGTCGCCGGCACGCTGTACACACATGCGGGCTTTGAAGCCTTGGGCGTGTGCGCGTCGGCCGTCGTGGGCCTGGCCGCGCTGGGCCTGCATTGGCGCTTGAACGGCCGCCGCGCCGAACGGCGCGAGGCGGCGGCGTAA
- a CDS encoding MetQ/NlpA family ABC transporter substrate-binding protein → MHLHSLFSTLTRGAAVLALSVAACATATAQDKPLRIGVIASVANEATEQAIAQAKKEGLDVQLVEFNDWVLPNIAVADGSVDANFFQHEPFLQLFNQRRGANLTPIAYGYSTTIGLFSKKLKKGDTVPDGATIAVPNDPVNTGRALLLLESIGLIKLKPGVAHQATLQDVVSNPKKLKFVQIEGSQSARTFDDVTASVTYTTFAKQAGLNEKDGLAFDNTDPASIRRYAIRWVTTPDKAQDPRLLKFIAIYQNSPEVKTTLKRLYGDLITFPW, encoded by the coding sequence ATGCACTTGCATTCGTTGTTTTCCACCCTGACGCGCGGCGCGGCCGTGCTGGCCCTGAGCGTGGCGGCTTGCGCCACGGCCACCGCGCAAGACAAGCCCTTGCGCATTGGCGTGATTGCCAGCGTGGCCAACGAAGCCACCGAACAAGCCATTGCCCAGGCCAAGAAAGAAGGCCTGGATGTGCAGTTGGTGGAATTCAATGATTGGGTGTTGCCCAATATCGCCGTGGCCGATGGCTCGGTCGACGCCAATTTCTTTCAGCACGAGCCCTTTCTGCAGCTATTCAACCAGCGCCGGGGCGCGAACCTGACCCCCATCGCCTATGGTTATTCCACCACCATCGGCCTGTTTTCCAAGAAGCTGAAGAAGGGCGATACGGTGCCGGACGGCGCGACCATCGCCGTGCCCAATGACCCGGTCAACACGGGCCGCGCCTTGCTGCTGCTGGAATCGATCGGGCTGATCAAGCTGAAGCCCGGCGTGGCCCACCAGGCCACGCTGCAAGACGTGGTGTCCAACCCCAAGAAGCTGAAGTTCGTGCAGATCGAAGGCTCGCAATCGGCGCGCACCTTTGATGACGTGACGGCGTCGGTCACCTACACCACCTTTGCCAAGCAGGCCGGCCTGAACGAAAAGGATGGGTTGGCGTTCGACAACACCGACCCCGCCAGCATCCGCCGCTACGCCATCCGCTGGGTGACCACGCCCGACAAGGCGCAAGACCCGCGCTTGCTGAAGTTCATTGCCATCTATCAGAACTCGCCCGAGGTCAAAACGACCTTGAAGCGTTTGTACGGCGACCTGATCACGTTCCCCTGGTAG
- the rocF gene encoding arginase produces MNPTGARRVQNPVALPTQISLIGAPTDIGAGARGASMGPEALRVADLGPVIEAQGFEVIDRGNLYGPANPWLPPHNGYRHLAEVAAWNQAVHDAVYAELSQGRLPILLGGDHCQGIGSISAVARHCREAGKKLRVLWLDAHADFNTHALTPTGNIHGMPVACLCGYGPAEITGMSGQTPDIEPGWVRQIGIRSVDQGEKRLVHEAGLEVFDMRYLDEMGMRATMDAALAGLDADTHLHVSFDVDFLDPGIAPGVGTTVPGGPTYREAQLCMEMIADTGLMRSLDVVELNPALDERNKTAEVAVDLIESLFGKSTLMRRGS; encoded by the coding sequence ATGAACCCCACCGGAGCCCGCCGCGTGCAGAACCCTGTTGCCTTGCCTACCCAAATTTCCCTGATCGGCGCGCCCACGGATATCGGCGCGGGCGCTCGCGGCGCGTCGATGGGCCCGGAAGCCTTGCGCGTGGCGGACCTGGGTCCCGTGATCGAAGCGCAGGGGTTTGAAGTGATAGACCGTGGCAACCTCTACGGCCCCGCCAACCCTTGGCTGCCGCCCCACAATGGCTATCGCCATCTGGCGGAAGTTGCCGCGTGGAATCAGGCCGTGCATGACGCCGTCTACGCCGAACTCAGCCAGGGCCGTTTACCCATCCTGCTGGGCGGCGATCATTGCCAGGGCATCGGCTCCATCAGCGCCGTGGCGCGCCATTGCCGCGAAGCCGGCAAGAAGCTGCGCGTGCTGTGGCTGGACGCGCATGCGGACTTCAACACCCATGCGCTTACCCCCACCGGCAATATCCATGGCATGCCCGTGGCCTGCCTGTGCGGCTACGGCCCCGCCGAAATTACCGGCATGTCTGGACAGACGCCCGACATCGAACCCGGCTGGGTACGCCAGATCGGCATCCGCAGCGTGGACCAGGGGGAAAAGCGGCTGGTCCACGAAGCGGGACTGGAAGTGTTCGATATGCGCTATCTGGATGAAATGGGCATGCGCGCCACGATGGACGCCGCGCTGGCGGGCCTGGATGCGGACACGCACCTGCATGTGAGCTTCGATGTGGACTTCCTGGACCCCGGCATCGCGCCCGGAGTGGGCACCACCGTACCCGGCGGCCCCACCTACCGCGAAGCGCAGTTGTGCATGGAAATGATTGCCGACACGGGCTTGATGCGCTCGCTGGACGTGGTGGAACTGAACCCCGCGCTGGACGAGCGCAACAAGACGGCGGAAGTGGCCGTGGACCTGATCGAAAGCCTGTTCGGCAAATCCACGTTGATGCGCCGGGGCAGTTGA
- a CDS encoding IclR family transcriptional regulator: protein MEVKLVARTLDLIELFAQARRPMPLTELAQGLGAPMSSCLALVRTLVARGYLYEVRRRGGYYPTARLQALSALIQSGDPWLEHVRPHLLALRDAANETVMLGKIQDGAVVFLDVVESTQPVHYAARPGERRPLHTSAVAKAVLARLPAAERDSVLAAADYTRHTERTLTTREALLAEVARVEAQGWAANVGESVADLTGLAVALDLGGEWYALCMAGPTPRVWEARDRNLAHLQNAAQAIRRAREG from the coding sequence ATGGAAGTGAAGCTTGTCGCCCGAACGTTGGATCTGATCGAACTTTTTGCGCAGGCGCGGCGGCCGATGCCGCTGACCGAACTGGCCCAGGGCTTGGGCGCGCCTATGTCCAGTTGTCTGGCGCTGGTGCGCACGCTGGTTGCGCGCGGCTATTTGTATGAGGTGCGGCGGCGCGGCGGTTATTACCCCACCGCGCGCCTGCAAGCGCTAAGCGCGTTGATCCAGTCTGGCGACCCCTGGCTGGAGCATGTCCGCCCGCATTTGCTGGCCTTGCGCGATGCGGCCAATGAAACCGTCATGCTGGGCAAGATCCAGGACGGCGCCGTGGTGTTTCTGGACGTGGTGGAATCCACGCAACCCGTGCACTACGCGGCGCGACCGGGAGAGCGGCGGCCCTTGCACACCAGCGCGGTGGCCAAGGCGGTGCTGGCGCGGTTGCCGGCAGCGGAACGGGACAGTGTATTGGCGGCCGCTGACTACACCCGACATACCGAGCGCACACTGACCACGCGCGAGGCCTTGCTGGCCGAGGTGGCGCGGGTAGAGGCGCAGGGTTGGGCGGCGAACGTGGGCGAAAGCGTGGCGGACCTGACCGGCCTGGCCGTGGCGCTGGATTTGGGCGGGGAATGGTACGCGCTATGCATGGCCGGGCCGACGCCGCGCGTGTGGGAAGCGCGGGATCGGAACCTGGCGCATTTGCAGAATGCCGCACAAGCCATCCGGCGCGCCCGCGAGGGGTAG
- a CDS encoding ABC transporter substrate-binding protein → MRIKPLLAASAATMAACAAQAQSDVVRLGVSNDRSGIYSDLGGQGSEMSVRMAVEDFGGKVAGKTVEVVGADNQNKADVASALVRRWFDTQGLVAVVDGGASSAGLAAQGVAREKGGTALISGGFAGDFSGKQCSSLSTQWAPDTYALSNAVVKSVVQAGGKSWYFITTDYVFGKSLESNATRFVQEAGGKVLGSTRHPLGALDFASFLLQAQASKAEVVGLASAGGDLVNLIKQAQEFGLTGGKQRLLTFLTFINDVQAMGLPVAQGLTFPTGFYWDADEDTRAWTKRWQQKMGVTRPPSIVQALSYVATTHYLQAAQAAGTFEGEAVNKKMRELPITTKLIKNARIRPEDGRVIMDLYLVEVKKPAESKYPGDFYRILSTVPGDKVFVSLADSECPLIKK, encoded by the coding sequence ATGCGTATCAAACCCCTGTTGGCGGCCTCGGCCGCCACGATGGCCGCCTGCGCGGCGCAAGCTCAATCGGATGTGGTGCGCCTGGGCGTATCCAATGACCGATCGGGCATCTACTCGGATTTAGGCGGACAAGGTTCCGAGATGTCGGTGCGCATGGCCGTCGAGGACTTCGGCGGCAAGGTGGCGGGCAAGACCGTGGAAGTGGTGGGCGCCGACAACCAGAACAAGGCGGACGTGGCCTCGGCGCTGGTGCGGCGCTGGTTCGACACGCAAGGCCTGGTTGCCGTGGTGGACGGCGGCGCCAGTTCGGCCGGGCTGGCCGCGCAAGGCGTTGCCCGGGAAAAAGGCGGCACGGCGTTGATCAGCGGCGGCTTTGCGGGCGACTTCAGCGGCAAGCAATGCAGCTCGCTCAGCACGCAGTGGGCGCCCGACACCTACGCCCTGTCGAACGCCGTCGTGAAAAGCGTGGTGCAAGCCGGCGGCAAGTCCTGGTACTTCATCACCACCGATTACGTATTCGGCAAATCGCTGGAAAGCAATGCCACCCGTTTCGTGCAAGAAGCGGGCGGCAAGGTGCTGGGCAGCACGCGCCATCCGCTGGGCGCCCTGGACTTCGCCTCGTTCCTGCTGCAAGCGCAGGCCTCGAAGGCAGAAGTGGTGGGCCTGGCGAGCGCCGGGGGTGACCTTGTCAACCTGATCAAGCAAGCACAGGAATTCGGCCTGACCGGCGGCAAGCAGCGCTTGTTGACCTTCCTGACCTTCATCAACGACGTCCAGGCCATGGGCCTGCCCGTGGCGCAGGGCCTGACCTTTCCCACCGGGTTTTACTGGGACGCCGACGAAGACACCCGCGCCTGGACCAAACGCTGGCAACAGAAGATGGGCGTGACGCGCCCGCCGTCCATCGTGCAGGCGCTGAGCTATGTGGCCACCACGCATTACCTGCAAGCCGCGCAGGCGGCCGGCACCTTCGAGGGCGAAGCGGTCAATAAGAAGATGCGTGAATTGCCCATCACCACCAAGCTCATCAAGAATGCCCGCATCCGCCCCGAGGACGGCCGCGTCATCATGGACCTGTATCTGGTTGAAGTGAAAAAGCCCGCCGAATCCAAGTACCCGGGCGACTTCTACCGCATCTTGTCCACGGTGCCGGGCGACAAGGTGTTCGTGTCGTTGGCCGACAGCGAATGCCCCCTGATCAAAAAGTGA